In the genome of Hymenobacter taeanensis, one region contains:
- a CDS encoding CesT family type III secretion system chaperone, which produces MAHSYFTKIKTFLLELGFDIRHQEEASNLLVVSKPELGIEHLVIGCGEPLLIMEQHLLDLPGPSCEVYQQLLQKNRDIIHGAFVLDETGRKVIFRDTLQLEHLDRPELEAVFNSLSLLLSEFSDELIAFSK; this is translated from the coding sequence ATGGCCCACTCTTACTTTACCAAAATCAAGACCTTCTTATTAGAGCTCGGTTTTGACATCCGGCATCAGGAAGAAGCATCCAATCTGCTGGTTGTCAGCAAGCCAGAGCTGGGCATTGAGCACCTGGTTATTGGGTGTGGAGAGCCGCTTCTGATTATGGAGCAGCATCTGCTGGATTTACCCGGCCCCAGCTGCGAGGTGTATCAGCAACTGCTTCAGAAAAACCGCGACATCATTCACGGCGCTTTCGTGCTCGACGAAACAGGCCGCAAAGTCATCTTCCGCGACACGCTTCAGCTGGAACACCTAGACCGGCCCGAGTTGGAAGCGGTGTTCAACTCGCTCAGCCTGCTGCTCAGTGAGTTCAGCGACGAGCTGATTGCTTTTTCCAAATAA
- a CDS encoding PspA/IM30 family protein — MNIFNRIFKVGQAEAHSAINQLEDPIKMTEQGLRDLRQDLDKSLQGLAEVKAMAIRARNDASASRAKALDYESKAVLLLQRAHKGELAAAEADRLASEALVKKAENEAQATRSAAEQEKFEGSASQLEQNVQQLKSTISQWENELKTLKARVTVSTATKTINQQLAQLDSSGTVALLERMKEKVAVEEALAESYGQLAHESKTIDQEIDKALGHSGRGQATQELQALKTKLGLE, encoded by the coding sequence ATGAACATCTTCAACCGCATCTTCAAAGTTGGCCAAGCCGAAGCTCATTCCGCCATAAATCAGCTCGAAGACCCTATTAAAATGACGGAACAGGGCCTGCGAGACCTGCGCCAGGACCTTGACAAGAGCCTGCAGGGCCTGGCCGAAGTAAAGGCTATGGCCATCCGGGCCCGTAATGATGCTTCGGCCTCCCGCGCCAAAGCCCTCGATTATGAAAGCAAAGCGGTGCTCCTGCTTCAGCGTGCTCATAAGGGTGAGCTGGCCGCAGCTGAGGCCGACCGTTTAGCCAGCGAGGCACTCGTGAAAAAAGCCGAGAATGAGGCGCAGGCTACCCGCTCGGCGGCAGAGCAGGAGAAATTTGAAGGCTCAGCCAGTCAGCTTGAGCAAAATGTGCAGCAGCTAAAATCTACCATCAGCCAGTGGGAGAATGAGCTCAAAACTCTGAAGGCCCGCGTAACGGTAAGCACCGCTACCAAAACCATTAACCAGCAATTAGCCCAGCTAGATTCCTCGGGCACAGTGGCTTTGCTGGAGCGCATGAAGGAAAAGGTGGCCGTGGAAGAAGCCCTGGCGGAATCTTACGGGCAGCTAGCCCACGAAAGCAAAACCATTGACCAGGAGATTGACAAGGCCCTAGGCCACTCGGGGCGCGGCCAGGCCACGCAGGAGCTGCAGGCCCTCAAGACCAAGCTGGGGCTAGAGTAG
- a CDS encoding PH domain-containing protein, with product MNQVFPSKISWWLFAPVLSSLGFFLLLSFVQQRWGASVVVLAVGAFLGYLLANTRYTLTPQELLITSGPIHKRVPITSITSVKPTRNPISSPALSLNRLEIRYGKYDSVLISPANPKGFLTTLHQLNPALRHD from the coding sequence ATGAACCAGGTCTTTCCCTCTAAAATCAGCTGGTGGCTGTTTGCACCCGTGCTGAGTAGTCTGGGCTTCTTTTTACTCTTATCTTTCGTGCAGCAACGGTGGGGTGCCAGCGTTGTGGTGCTGGCAGTGGGTGCTTTTTTAGGGTACCTGCTGGCAAACACTCGCTATACACTCACACCGCAGGAGTTATTAATTACCTCAGGTCCTATTCATAAACGGGTGCCTATCACCAGCATTACCAGCGTTAAGCCAACGCGGAACCCCATCAGCTCCCCGGCCCTGTCGCTCAACCGACTGGAAATTCGCTATGGCAAGTATGACTCGGTATTGATTTCCCCGGCTAATCCCAAGGGCTTTCTTACCACCCTGCATCAACTCAACCCCGCCCTGCGCCATGATTGA
- a CDS encoding flotillin family protein, with protein sequence MLEQLSLAVIIIAAILVLGFLAIVARMYQKAVQGEALVRTGMGDTQVSFSGIFVVPVLHKLEVMDIKLKTIVISRAGSEGLVCKDNLRADVKVNFFVRVNKTEQDVINVAQSIGAHRASDPAALESLFDAKFSEALKTVGKHFDFIELYNSREQFKQEILRIIGTDLNGYVLDDCAIDYLEQTPLTALNQDNILDAEGIKKIIALTSEQKIQANSIQREQQKTIKKQDVEAQETILQLEKQLIENQEKQKREVANIRAREVAEAAKVQQEETLKSEKARIATEEEVRIAEQNRDRQVLVAERNKERTDAVETERVAQAKALEANERERIVALAQIEKEKALEEEKKNIQTIIRERITVEKATVVEEEKIKDTRAQAQADREKLVAVTAAQQQNDTATINFVGTAEMEKQGAEFRAKQALIDAEAEKAAAEFKAQAIRTLAEAEASKAAAVGLAEAQVMQAKATARQKEGETQANVLQLTAAAEAQAIQAKAGAQAEADEKLGLVAAKVNREKGLADADIIQAKADADQKKGLSEAAVSEQKFAVEAKGIEAKADAMKKLDGVGKDHEEFKLRLDKEKSVELAQISIQKDIAASQADVIGEALKAAKIDIVGGETMFFDQIIGSITKGKMVDRAVHNSEVLGTVKDAFFSVDGNGGGDFKTNLRRFVDQFGLSSEDMKNLSVSALLLKMMNQAGDDATRATITQLAGTATALGISDKPAKMLELK encoded by the coding sequence ATGTTAGAACAACTTTCCCTGGCGGTGATAATCATCGCTGCCATCCTTGTGTTGGGTTTTCTGGCCATTGTGGCCCGTATGTACCAGAAGGCTGTGCAAGGCGAGGCCCTGGTGCGCACCGGTATGGGCGACACCCAGGTATCCTTCAGCGGCATCTTTGTGGTGCCCGTGCTCCACAAGCTGGAGGTGATGGACATTAAGCTGAAAACCATTGTTATTTCTCGCGCTGGCTCTGAGGGCTTGGTTTGCAAAGACAACCTGCGGGCCGATGTGAAGGTGAATTTCTTTGTGCGGGTAAACAAAACCGAGCAAGACGTTATCAACGTGGCCCAGAGCATTGGCGCCCACCGGGCCTCTGACCCAGCCGCCCTGGAAAGCCTCTTCGACGCTAAGTTTTCCGAAGCCCTGAAGACCGTAGGCAAGCACTTTGACTTTATTGAGCTTTATAACTCCCGCGAGCAGTTCAAGCAGGAAATCCTGCGCATCATCGGTACCGACCTCAACGGGTACGTCCTCGACGACTGCGCCATCGACTACCTGGAGCAAACCCCACTCACGGCCCTGAATCAGGACAACATCCTCGACGCTGAGGGCATCAAGAAGATCATTGCCCTCACCTCGGAGCAGAAGATTCAGGCAAACTCTATTCAGCGGGAGCAGCAGAAAACCATCAAAAAGCAGGATGTGGAGGCTCAGGAAACCATTCTGCAGCTTGAAAAGCAACTGATTGAAAACCAGGAAAAGCAGAAGCGCGAAGTAGCCAACATCAGAGCCCGCGAAGTAGCGGAAGCGGCCAAAGTGCAGCAGGAAGAAACCCTGAAGTCGGAAAAAGCACGCATTGCCACCGAGGAGGAAGTGCGTATTGCCGAGCAGAACCGCGACCGGCAGGTACTGGTAGCCGAGCGCAACAAAGAGCGAACCGATGCCGTGGAAACGGAGCGCGTAGCCCAGGCCAAAGCACTGGAAGCCAACGAGCGGGAGCGGATTGTAGCTCTGGCACAGATTGAAAAGGAAAAGGCGCTGGAGGAAGAGAAGAAAAATATCCAGACCATCATCCGCGAAAGAATTACGGTGGAAAAAGCCACGGTAGTCGAAGAGGAAAAGATCAAAGACACTCGCGCCCAGGCCCAGGCCGACCGCGAAAAGCTGGTAGCCGTAACTGCTGCCCAGCAGCAAAACGACACGGCCACGATTAACTTTGTGGGCACCGCCGAAATGGAAAAGCAAGGTGCCGAGTTCCGGGCCAAGCAAGCCCTCATCGACGCGGAGGCCGAGAAAGCTGCCGCTGAGTTTAAAGCTCAGGCCATCCGCACCCTGGCCGAAGCCGAAGCCAGCAAAGCCGCCGCCGTAGGCCTGGCCGAAGCCCAGGTGATGCAAGCCAAAGCCACTGCCCGCCAGAAAGAAGGTGAAACCCAGGCCAACGTGCTCCAGCTCACTGCCGCCGCTGAGGCTCAGGCCATCCAGGCCAAAGCCGGTGCCCAGGCCGAAGCCGACGAGAAGCTGGGCCTGGTAGCCGCCAAAGTCAACCGCGAAAAAGGCCTCGCCGACGCTGACATTATCCAAGCCAAAGCCGACGCCGACCAAAAGAAAGGCCTGTCCGAAGCCGCCGTATCGGAGCAGAAATTCGCGGTGGAAGCCAAGGGCATCGAAGCCAAGGCCGACGCCATGAAAAAGCTCGACGGCGTGGGCAAAGACCACGAGGAGTTCAAGCTGCGCCTCGACAAGGAGAAGTCGGTAGAGCTGGCCCAGATCAGCATCCAGAAGGATATTGCCGCCTCCCAGGCCGACGTTATTGGCGAGGCCCTCAAAGCCGCCAAGATCGACATTGTGGGTGGCGAAACGATGTTCTTCGACCAGATCATCGGCTCCATCACGAAAGGCAAAATGGTAGACCGCGCCGTGCACAACTCTGAAGTGCTGGGCACCGTGAAAGACGCCTTCTTCTCCGTGGACGGCAACGGTGGGGGCGACTTCAAAACCAACCTGCGCCGCTTCGTAGATCAGTTCGGCCTGAGCTCCGAGGACATGAAGAACCTGAGCGTTTCAGCCCTCCTGCTGAAGATGATGAACCAGGCCGGCGACGACGCAACCCGTGCCACGATTACGCAACTGGCCGGTACCGCTACGGCGCTAGGCATCAGTGACAAGCCGGCGAAGATGCTGGAGCTGAAGTAA
- a CDS encoding endonuclease domain-containing protein: MFTTDAIRWTQHLKNYARTNRKKPTEGEDHLWQELRNQKLGIRFRRQHAIQKFIVDFVCLEAWLIIEVDGSIHDEAGQVEYDDGRTHDLQEAGFLVLRFANEDVLHNTPQVLQTIKEHLKTLLPTYSR; encoded by the coding sequence ATGTTTACCACCGATGCCATTCGCTGGACACAACACCTAAAAAACTACGCTCGCACCAACCGCAAAAAGCCTACTGAAGGTGAAGACCATCTTTGGCAAGAATTGCGCAACCAAAAGCTAGGGATACGCTTCCGTCGTCAGCATGCCATCCAAAAATTTATCGTCGATTTCGTCTGCCTGGAGGCTTGGTTGATTATTGAAGTCGATGGTAGCATTCATGATGAAGCAGGGCAAGTCGAGTATGACGACGGCCGCACGCACGACTTGCAGGAGGCCGGCTTTCTAGTCCTGCGCTTTGCCAATGAAGATGTGCTGCACAACACGCCTCAAGTTCTGCAAACCATCAAGGAGCACCTGAAAACGCTTCTACCAACCTACTCAAGGTAA
- a CDS encoding DNA repair ATPase has product MEQLETGTYEILRNRLLKSSSDLRQRLDALNTERKQVFGAVDTRLLGTGRVTTENNCVPWDMVPAGQRFIFGYNVVLGLKAEPDLADVFGVYEYAEHDFRPLGLELLQNPQFLEEFRNLYRYYKNTQFVKFAVIGAHLFMVFRVGKSASDVKTFKWLIQGDTLTYLDNRSDHEYTFPPQHEFQWKRATRDMQRGGKHPHISIEDKVFVETIGGDLTIKVEDNTSTGQGILSEPVDDKDQTLDDSEIYFAVVGNLILLKIRPYQEQQYRYFIFNFKLKTAQRLDALADACVLLPDGQGLIFPHGFYLQTGDNKLFDNGLREMLFEKRVVSPNGEDFLYVFYNKDQGTYLLLSYNRIAQRVDNPIVCHGYALFENGELCYFRADDEPKKHHAVQIWQTPYTAPDFELPVTSDSYLYKLGNKEIVRAMSEVQEVLTLTSKDDSYAGLYLDLIRQTTSLTDAYHWLREPAAQALAEPLGEIRQTATAAVEEFEKVQSIRKNTAQQTQTVFQKADELIGRIRRSAPDTVTEFVQLLGELRGVRGEVISLKELRYVELPAVEQHATGLEELSKEVATQTVNFLLKPDALTPYAQRVQAIADGVEQVQKTVEADQREQEATAVARELELLIEVVSNLPIPDPTQTTAIIDNISTVYARFNQIRAALKRRRQALAGTEAQAEFTAQLKLLEQALTNYLDLADTPAKCDEYLTKLMVQLEELEGKFPDFDQFIEQLTSRREQVVEAFESKKTALVAARNQRATALLQSAERLLKAVQSRLTRLESVADINGYFAADVMVEKVRQTAQELLNLGDSVKADDVQSRLKTLREDAVRQLRDRADLFADGGQTLKFGPHAFTVNTQPLELTVVLRDDALHYHLTGTNFFQKITDPTLLAARPVWEQNVLSENQDVYRAEFLAWRILQAAQHPAPADAEAGRPAVLSVTELGHLSAAELLAYVQQFMAARYQEGYLKGVHDHDAALLLTALVRLTRTADLLRYPADTRAAAALYWLRFADPDQRAHWERQLQGIGVLLQVFPDSQEFDELKTELQAAVDTFAQQTGLFTLGQVAEAGDYLFHELTHTGTFIIAAEAAELYQQFQKQLQERQATELFQQSIDQLRDQPVAQFNLVRQWVQAVHLTPPAPLSSGRGGSQPSANGSGLAQRENYNLSNNNRQAPPLPEERGPGVRLPSSCSPKPTTRPASSTLPPAKPSLAFRAATHASPTTAATTSTSLISAAGSCTTTGCWCRSSTSFRS; this is encoded by the coding sequence ATGGAACAACTCGAAACCGGCACCTACGAAATCCTGCGCAACCGCCTGCTCAAGAGCAGCTCCGACTTGCGTCAGCGCCTCGACGCACTGAATACCGAGCGCAAGCAGGTGTTTGGGGCGGTGGATACCCGCCTGCTAGGCACCGGCCGCGTTACTACCGAAAACAACTGTGTGCCCTGGGACATGGTGCCGGCAGGCCAGCGGTTTATCTTCGGGTACAATGTGGTGCTGGGGCTGAAGGCCGAGCCGGATCTGGCCGATGTGTTTGGGGTGTACGAATATGCCGAGCACGACTTTCGGCCGCTGGGGCTGGAGCTGCTGCAGAATCCGCAGTTTCTGGAGGAATTCCGCAACCTGTACCGCTACTACAAGAACACCCAGTTCGTGAAGTTCGCGGTGATTGGGGCGCACCTGTTCATGGTGTTTCGGGTGGGCAAGAGCGCCTCGGATGTAAAGACGTTCAAATGGCTGATACAGGGCGACACGCTCACCTACCTTGATAACCGCTCCGACCACGAGTACACCTTCCCGCCCCAGCACGAGTTTCAGTGGAAGCGCGCCACCCGCGACATGCAGCGCGGCGGCAAGCACCCCCACATCAGCATTGAGGACAAGGTGTTCGTGGAGACGATTGGCGGCGACCTGACCATCAAGGTGGAGGACAATACCAGCACCGGGCAGGGTATTCTGAGCGAGCCGGTAGACGATAAGGACCAGACCCTGGACGACTCGGAAATCTACTTTGCGGTGGTGGGCAACCTGATTCTGCTCAAAATCCGGCCTTATCAGGAGCAGCAGTACCGCTACTTCATCTTCAACTTCAAGCTTAAAACCGCCCAGCGCCTCGATGCGCTGGCCGATGCCTGCGTGCTGCTCCCCGACGGACAGGGCCTGATTTTCCCGCACGGCTTCTACCTACAAACCGGCGACAACAAGCTCTTCGACAATGGCCTGCGGGAGATGCTGTTTGAGAAGCGCGTCGTGTCGCCGAACGGGGAGGATTTTCTGTACGTGTTCTACAACAAGGACCAGGGCACCTACCTGCTGCTGAGCTACAACCGCATTGCTCAGCGCGTAGATAACCCGATTGTGTGCCACGGCTACGCCCTGTTTGAAAATGGGGAGCTGTGCTACTTCCGGGCCGATGACGAACCCAAGAAGCACCACGCCGTGCAGATCTGGCAGACGCCCTACACGGCCCCGGATTTCGAGCTACCCGTCACCTCCGATTCCTACCTCTACAAGCTGGGCAACAAGGAGATTGTGCGGGCTATGAGCGAAGTGCAGGAAGTCCTGACGCTGACCAGCAAGGACGACTCTTACGCCGGCCTCTACCTGGATTTAATCCGCCAGACGACTAGCCTCACCGACGCCTACCACTGGCTGCGTGAGCCGGCGGCTCAGGCCCTGGCCGAGCCGCTGGGCGAAATTCGGCAGACGGCTACAGCGGCCGTGGAGGAGTTTGAGAAGGTGCAGAGCATCCGCAAAAACACCGCTCAGCAAACCCAAACCGTTTTCCAGAAGGCCGACGAGCTAATCGGCCGCATCCGCCGCTCGGCGCCCGATACTGTGACGGAGTTTGTGCAGCTATTGGGCGAGCTGCGCGGGGTGCGGGGCGAGGTAATTTCCCTGAAGGAGCTGCGCTACGTGGAGCTGCCGGCTGTGGAGCAGCATGCTACTGGCCTAGAGGAGCTGAGCAAGGAAGTAGCCACTCAAACGGTGAACTTCCTGCTGAAGCCCGATGCCCTCACGCCCTACGCCCAGCGCGTGCAGGCCATTGCCGACGGCGTGGAGCAAGTGCAGAAAACCGTGGAGGCCGACCAGCGCGAGCAGGAAGCCACCGCCGTGGCCCGGGAGCTAGAGCTGCTGATTGAAGTAGTGAGCAACCTGCCCATCCCCGACCCCACCCAGACCACGGCCATCATCGACAACATCTCGACGGTGTACGCCCGCTTCAACCAGATTCGGGCGGCGCTGAAAAGGCGGCGGCAGGCCCTGGCCGGCACTGAGGCCCAAGCCGAGTTTACCGCCCAGCTCAAGCTGCTGGAACAGGCCCTCACCAACTACCTTGACCTAGCCGACACCCCCGCCAAGTGCGACGAGTACCTAACTAAGCTCATGGTGCAGTTGGAGGAGCTGGAAGGCAAATTTCCCGACTTCGACCAGTTTATTGAGCAGCTCACTAGCCGCCGCGAGCAGGTAGTAGAAGCTTTTGAATCGAAGAAAACCGCGCTGGTAGCCGCCCGCAACCAGCGCGCTACGGCCCTGCTGCAAAGCGCCGAGCGGCTGCTGAAAGCAGTACAGAGCCGTCTCACCCGCCTGGAATCAGTAGCGGATATCAATGGGTACTTTGCTGCCGACGTGATGGTGGAAAAGGTGCGCCAGACTGCCCAGGAGCTGCTTAACCTCGGCGACTCAGTGAAGGCCGACGACGTGCAGAGCCGCCTGAAAACCCTGCGCGAAGACGCCGTGCGCCAGCTCCGCGACCGGGCCGACCTGTTTGCCGACGGCGGCCAGACGCTTAAGTTCGGTCCCCACGCCTTCACCGTAAATACCCAGCCCCTGGAGCTGACCGTGGTGCTGCGCGACGACGCCCTGCATTACCACCTCACCGGCACCAACTTCTTCCAGAAGATAACCGACCCTACCCTGCTGGCTGCTAGACCAGTCTGGGAGCAAAACGTGTTGTCGGAAAACCAGGATGTGTACCGGGCCGAGTTCCTGGCTTGGCGCATTCTGCAAGCAGCCCAGCACCCCGCGCCGGCCGATGCGGAAGCGGGCCGCCCCGCCGTGCTGTCGGTTACCGAGCTAGGCCACCTCAGCGCCGCCGAGCTACTGGCCTACGTGCAGCAGTTTATGGCCGCGCGCTACCAGGAAGGCTACCTCAAAGGCGTGCACGACCACGACGCCGCCCTGCTGCTCACGGCCCTGGTGCGCCTCACTCGCACGGCAGACTTACTTCGCTACCCCGCCGACACCCGCGCTGCTGCGGCCCTCTACTGGCTTCGCTTCGCTGACCCCGACCAGCGCGCCCACTGGGAGCGGCAGCTGCAGGGCATCGGGGTGCTGCTGCAGGTATTCCCCGATTCGCAGGAGTTCGATGAGTTGAAAACCGAGCTGCAAGCCGCCGTGGATACCTTTGCCCAGCAAACCGGCCTCTTCACCCTAGGCCAGGTAGCGGAAGCCGGCGACTACCTCTTCCACGAGCTGACGCACACCGGCACCTTCATCATTGCCGCCGAAGCCGCCGAGCTGTACCAGCAGTTCCAGAAGCAACTGCAGGAACGCCAGGCCACGGAGCTGTTTCAGCAGTCCATCGACCAGCTTCGCGACCAGCCGGTAGCGCAGTTCAATTTGGTGCGGCAGTGGGTGCAGGCGGTGCACCTCACCCCCCCGGCCCCCCTCTCCTCAGGGAGAGGGGGGAGCCAGCCGTCAGCAAATGGCAGTGGCCTAGCCCAAAGAGAAAATTACAATCTATCGAACAACAATCGTCAGGCTCCCCCTCTCCCCGAGGAGAGGGGGCCGGGGGTGAGGTTGCCGTCCTCCTGCTCACCCAAACCTACGACCCGGCCCGCGTCGTCCACACTCCCACCCGCGAAACCCTCACTGGCTTTCAGGGCAGCCACGCACGCCTCACCGACGACCGCAGCTACCACCTCAACTTCCCTGATTTCCGCCGCCGGCTCTTGCACCACGACCGGGTGCTGGTGCCGCAGTTCGACCAGTTTCAGGAGCTGA
- a CDS encoding AAA family ATPase, translating to MHHDRVLVPQFDQFQELKKQLLVRAAQDMRLEDFRPRVLTSFVRNQLIDKVYLPLIGANLAKQIGTAGEGKRTDLMGLLLLISPPGYGKTTLMEYVANRLGLIFMKINGPAIGHAVTSVDPAQAPNAGARQELEKLNLAFEMGDNVMIYVDDIQHCNPEFLQKFISLCDAQRKIEGVYEGRARTYDFRGRKVAVVMAGNPYTESGDVFQLPDMLANRADIYNLGDILSTGSEEAFRLSYLENALISNAALGRLATQSPQDVPALIRLAETGQQDGLSFEGNHSPEELNEYVAVLQKLLRLRDVVARVNAAYIASAAQADAYRTEPPFKLQGSYRNMNKLAEKVRPVMNDQEITDLLAAHYESEAQTLTSATEANLLKLRELLGWLTPAEETRWQEIKATFRDNLRNSGAGQLLQMLDKLENIAGGLSGIREALKRE from the coding sequence TTGCACCACGACCGGGTGCTGGTGCCGCAGTTCGACCAGTTTCAGGAGCTGAAGAAGCAGCTGCTGGTGCGGGCCGCCCAGGATATGCGCCTGGAGGATTTCCGTCCGCGTGTGCTTACCTCGTTTGTGCGCAATCAGCTAATTGATAAGGTGTATCTGCCGCTGATTGGAGCTAACCTGGCCAAGCAGATCGGGACGGCGGGAGAGGGCAAGCGCACCGACCTCATGGGCCTGCTCCTGCTCATCTCGCCGCCCGGCTACGGCAAAACCACGCTCATGGAGTACGTGGCCAACCGGCTAGGCCTCATCTTCATGAAGATCAACGGGCCGGCCATTGGGCACGCCGTAACCAGCGTAGACCCCGCCCAGGCCCCCAACGCCGGGGCGCGGCAGGAGCTGGAGAAGCTGAACCTGGCCTTCGAGATGGGCGACAACGTGATGATTTACGTGGACGACATTCAGCACTGCAACCCCGAGTTTCTGCAGAAGTTCATCTCGCTCTGCGACGCCCAGCGCAAGATTGAGGGCGTATACGAGGGCCGCGCCCGCACCTACGACTTCCGCGGCCGCAAGGTGGCGGTGGTGATGGCCGGCAACCCCTACACCGAAAGCGGTGACGTGTTTCAGCTGCCCGACATGCTGGCCAACCGCGCCGACATCTACAACCTCGGCGACATCCTGAGCACCGGCTCCGAGGAAGCCTTCCGCCTCTCCTACCTCGAAAACGCCCTCATCAGCAACGCCGCCCTGGGCCGCCTCGCCACCCAAAGCCCCCAGGACGTGCCCGCCCTCATCCGCCTCGCCGAAACCGGACAGCAAGACGGCTTGAGCTTCGAGGGCAACCACTCGCCCGAGGAGCTAAACGAGTACGTGGCAGTGCTGCAAAAGCTGCTGCGCCTGCGCGACGTGGTGGCCCGGGTGAATGCGGCCTACATTGCCAGCGCCGCCCAGGCCGACGCCTACCGCACCGAGCCGCCGTTCAAGCTGCAGGGCTCCTACCGCAACATGAACAAGCTGGCCGAGAAAGTGCGCCCCGTCATGAACGACCAGGAAATAACCGACTTGCTGGCCGCCCACTACGAAAGCGAAGCCCAAACCCTAACCAGCGCCACCGAGGCCAACCTGCTCAAGCTGCGCGAGCTGCTGGGCTGGCTCACCCCCGCCGAGGAAACCCGCTGGCAGGAAATCAAAGCCACCTTCCGCGACAACCTCCGCAACTCCGGCGCCGGCCAACTCCTGCAGATGCTGGACAAGCTGGAGAACATTGCCGGCGGCCTGAGTGGGATTCGGGAGGCGTTGAAGCGGGAATAG
- a CDS encoding DUF3592 domain-containing protein, with product MKSTDIVGFILVAVPCVIITLVSLYRVRQKFRLQRTGKIAAGTVIWIEHEAGKSPAFYPVVRFQNAQQKLITVRSSFGTTADRYKEGDEVTVRFDPADSNSVSIDGERLSFGDWMTVAFSISGLVYAVWKYFP from the coding sequence ATGAAGAGTACTGATATCGTAGGTTTCATTCTTGTAGCGGTTCCTTGTGTGATTATTACACTGGTTTCCTTGTACAGAGTGCGTCAAAAGTTTCGACTACAACGAACCGGCAAAATCGCGGCCGGCACAGTAATTTGGATTGAGCACGAAGCAGGCAAGTCTCCGGCTTTCTATCCGGTAGTCCGCTTCCAGAATGCTCAGCAGAAATTGATAACAGTCCGCTCGAGCTTTGGCACCACGGCGGACCGCTACAAAGAAGGCGACGAAGTCACAGTGCGTTTTGATCCGGCCGACTCAAACAGCGTGAGTATTGATGGAGAGAGACTAAGCTTCGGCGACTGGATGACTGTTGCCTTCAGTATTAGCGGTTTGGTATACGCCGTATGGAAATATTTCCCTTAG
- a CDS encoding Fic family protein, with amino-acid sequence MRRINTYIHQLADWPQFTWQATALESLLGTVRNQQGRLLGRLDGLGLDLRAEATLQTLTLDVLKSSEIEGEILPPASVRSSLAHRLGLEQGGLPPADCRVEGVVAMMLDATQQAEQPLTAERLFAWHHALFPTGHSGLYAVQVGAWRTGPMQVVSGPLGRERVHYEAPPADMMVAHMQQFLEWFNAPLDLDPVLKAAVAHFWFVTIHPFDDGNGRIARAIADLQLTRADGTGQRCYSMSAQIQAERQDYYHLLETSQRGTLDLTPWLTWFLSCLGRALTSAEHTLGQVLTKARFWERHQQTPLSERQRHLLTRLLDGFEGKLTTSKWARIAKCSQDTAGRDITDLISKGIIVRESAGGRSTSYRLAPEA; translated from the coding sequence ATGCGGAGAATAAATACATATATTCATCAGCTGGCCGACTGGCCGCAGTTCACCTGGCAAGCTACCGCGTTAGAATCCCTGTTAGGGACCGTGCGTAACCAACAGGGCCGCCTACTAGGGCGGCTCGATGGCTTGGGCTTAGACTTAAGGGCCGAGGCCACGCTTCAGACGTTGACCCTGGACGTGCTCAAGTCCAGTGAGATTGAGGGGGAAATACTGCCCCCGGCGTCGGTGCGTTCGTCGCTGGCGCACCGGCTGGGCTTGGAACAGGGCGGCCTCCCTCCAGCAGACTGCCGCGTAGAAGGGGTTGTGGCGATGATGCTGGACGCTACCCAGCAGGCCGAGCAGCCGCTCACCGCGGAGCGGCTGTTTGCCTGGCACCACGCGCTATTTCCTACCGGTCATAGCGGCTTGTATGCGGTGCAGGTCGGGGCGTGGCGCACCGGCCCTATGCAGGTGGTTTCGGGTCCGTTGGGGCGGGAGCGGGTCCACTACGAGGCCCCCCCCGCCGACATGATGGTGGCGCACATGCAGCAGTTCCTGGAGTGGTTCAATGCGCCCCTCGACCTGGATCCGGTGCTGAAAGCCGCCGTGGCGCATTTTTGGTTTGTGACAATCCATCCGTTTGATGACGGCAACGGGCGCATTGCCCGCGCCATTGCCGACCTGCAACTCACCCGCGCCGATGGCACCGGACAGCGGTGCTACAGCATGTCAGCGCAGATTCAGGCCGAGCGTCAGGACTACTACCACTTACTGGAAACCAGCCAACGCGGCACGCTGGACCTTACGCCCTGGCTCACGTGGTTTCTGAGCTGCCTGGGCCGGGCCCTCACCAGCGCCGAACATACCCTGGGGCAGGTGCTGACAAAAGCCCGGTTCTGGGAGCGGCACCAGCAGACGCCTCTCTCGGAGCGGCAGCGGCACTTGCTGACCCGCTTGCTGGATGGCTTCGAGGGCAAACTGACCACGTCTAAATGGGCGCGCATAGCCAAATGCTCGCAGGATACCGCCGGCCGCGACATCACGGACTTAATCAGCAAAGGCATCATCGTAAGGGAAAGTGCCGGCGGCCGGAGCACCAGCTACCGTCTGGCCCCCGAGGCGTAA